The genome window CGACGACGTCAACGCCCACGTGCAGCACGGCGTCGTGACCCTCATCGGCAAAGTGACGATGCCGTACAAGGCGAAGGACATCGAACGCCTCGTGTCACGCGTCGACGGCGTGCAGGCGGTCGACAACCGTCTCGAGGTCCTGCCGGTGTCGAGCTTCGACGAAGAGCTGCGGTTCCGGATTGCGCGGGCGATTTACGGCAACTCGAGCTTCTGGCAGTACGCCGCCATGGTGAACCCGCCCATCCACATCGTGGTCGAGCGTGGCCACGTCACCTTGACGGGCACCGTTGGAAGCCACGTCGAGCGGGTGCTCGCCCGCTCGCTCGCGAGCTCGTTCGGAGCCTTCAGCGTGAACAACGAACTGAAGACCGACGCCGAGGTGACGGCGCTGCTCGAGCGGATGTGACGTCGGCGGATCAAACGGCGTCCCGGCGTCGACCGCCGGGACGCCACGCGGGGCCGGGATGGCGTCGTGGGGCCCGCCGACACGTCGTCCCGGCACTGCGCCTCCCCGAGACTGAGCGCCCGTCGTCGCAGGCAACGGTCAGCCACGAGGGAGACGCGCCGCTCATGCGCCGCTCCATTCCCTCGACACCCAGACATCGCCCCGGCACCGTGCACGAGACGGCCGCCGCTTCGGCAGCCGGCCACCACCATCACGCCTGAGGGGACGCGTGCGCCAGGGCAAGGCCGGCCGACGGCCGCCTCCCGACCGGCCCTCGCCCAGGCACCGGGTCACACCCGATGCGACTTCAGGAGCGTCATAGGCGACCATGCAGCAGACGACTTCGATTCGCTTCGTCGCAGGGCACGTGTTCCGGGCCGCAACCCTTCTGGCCGTCATGGCAATGGCTCTTCCTACCTCGGCGGCCTCCGGCGTGGGCGACGCCACCGCCCGGCCTGCGGACCGCGGAGAGGCGGCACCTTCCGGCACTTTGCAGGGTGTTGATGTGGCTGCTGCCGTGCAGGCGCTCGACCTGCAGCGGTTCGAGCGGCTCGTCGCGGGCGACATCGACGGACTCGCCGGGTTGCTCGCCGACGATTACGTGCACACGCACACGTCCGGAAAGGTCGACAACAAGGAGACCTACCTCGCACCGCTCCACCGCGGTGCCACGAAGTACCTGGCGTTCACGCCGAGCGACGTCTCGGTGCGCGTCTACGGCCAGACAGCCGTCGTCGTCGGGCGGGCCAGCATGCGGGCCGTCTCCGGCGGCCGCGAGCAGCGCGTCGAGATGCGGTTCACCAACGTCTGGGTGGAACGAAACGGCAGGTGGCAGATGGTCACCTGGCAGGCGACGCGGCTGCCGTAGCACCCACCGCTGGGTTCCAGACGTGGAGTGCGCCTTCTTCGGCTCGAACCGTCTGCTGGTATGATGCGCGCTCGGCTCGACGCTTCAGTCGACACCGTGAAACGCGCCTCGCCGCGGTCGTGAACCGGGCCTGGCGTTCGCAGACGACCTGCTGGAGACTCCCATGGCCCCTCCCGCCCCTGCCGCCCTCCACCACACGTGCTTCCTCGTCCGCGACCTCGAAAAGGCGGCAAAGGCCCTGTCGAACGCGTTCGGGATCGGACCGTGGAACGTCTGGACCATCACCCCGACCGAATGCCGCGTGCGCGGAGAGGTCAGTCCCTTCTCCTTCCGCGTGGCGCTGGCGACGGTTGGTGGCGGCACCTACGAGTTGATCTCGCCGCACACGGGGGCGAGCGTCTACGACGAGCACCTGGCCACGCACGGCGAGGGTTTCCATCACACGTGTCTGATCTACCCGAGCCTCGAGGCGGTCCGTGCGGCCAAGGCGGCCCTGCTGGCTCAGGGACGAGAGCTCATCCAGGAGGGGAGCGCCGGAGACGTCTTCGACTTCGGATACTTCATGTTCCCGGAGATTGGGTCGCCGGTGGAGCTGCTGTTCCTCGACGCGACGAAACTGCCGCCACCCGAACTGGTGATCGACGCGGAGGCGGCCCCGGCATAGCGTGGTCCGCACGGCGCCGTGAGCGCGGGCGTGGGCTGCGCGCGCCGAGATCCGTTCGACGTCGCACTATCGCAGGGAGAACGACGATGACCCGCAGGGAATTCGGAGCGGCGATCGTTGGCGGCGCTGTGGCGGCCGCCGCGTGGCCGGCCGACGCGCAGACGAGACGCACCACGCCGATGCGCGTGAACGGCGCGCGGCTCAACGCGCAGCTCACCGAGATCGCCCGGTTCGGCGCAAACCCCCAGGGCGGTGTCACGCGCCTTGGCTACTCCGAAGAAGACCGGCAGGCGCGCGTGGTGGTGGCCGGGTGGATGCGAGAGGCCGGCCTCGAACCGGCCACCGACTTCGCCGGCAACCTGATCGGCCGGCGGCCCGGCGCCGACCCCGCCTTGAAGCCGCTCGTCTTCGGATCGCATGTCGACTCCGTGCCCGAGGGCGGCAACTTCGACGGCAACGTCGGCGTGCTCGCCTCGATCGAGGTGGCGCGGACGCTGAGGGAACACGGCGTCACGCCGCGGCACCCCCTCGAGGTAGCCGTGTGGGCGAACGAGGAGGGCGGGCTCTTCGGCAGCCGCGCCGTGAGCGGGCAGTTCGCCGCGTCGGAGCTCTCGCACGTCGTCGCCGCGGGCAAGACGGTGGAAGAGGGCATCGCCTTTCTCGGCGGCGACCCGAAACGGCTCGACGAGGTCCGGTGTTCGCCGGGTGCCATCGCGGGCTATCTCGAGTTGCACATCGAGCAGGGCGGCGTGCTCGAGGCCGAGCGCACGACCATCGGCATCGTCGAGGGCATCGTCGGCATCCGCTGGTGGAACGTGACGCTGACCGGCTTCGCGAACCACGCCGGCACGACGCCGATGAACCGGCGCCAGGATGCGATGCTCGCGGCCGCGCGCTTCATCGACATGGTGAACCGCGTCGTCACCTCCACGCCGGGACGCCACGTCGGCACCGTGGGACGCATCCGCGCGGTCCCGGGGGCGCCCAACGTCATTCCGGGCACCGTCGAGTGCTCACTGGAACTGCGGGACCTGGACGAGGCGACCATCGCGCGGCTGTTCGATCGGATCCGTGGCGAGGCGCGGCAGATCGGCGAGGCGACCGGCACGTCGGTGGCGTTCGACGAGCTGCACGTGAACACACCTGCACCAGCCGACCCACTGATGCGCAAGCTGATTGGCGAGTCGGCCGACGCCCTGGGTCTCACCAGCCGGGTCATGCCGAGCGGGGCCGGTCACGACGCGCAGGCGCTCGCCCAGCTCGGCCCGATGGGGATGATCTTCATCCCGAGCGTCGGCGGCATCAGCCATTCGCCCAAGGAGTACTCGCACCCCGCGGACATCGTTCACGGGGCCAACGTGCTGCTCGGCGCGGTGCTCGCCGCCGACACCCTCTCGTAGGGCAGACACACCGCACGTGACACGCCGGCCTCGATAGCGCGAAGCCCGCCCCCAGGCGCGCTCGCGTTCAGAACCCGAAGCCGAGCCCGGCGTAGCCGCCGATCGCCTCGATGTCGGGGTTGCGATGGTTGCCCTGCATGCCCCCGTTCGACAGGTGGTACACGCGAAAGCCGGTCACGGCGTAGGTCTGCGTGCCGAGACGCCAGAGCCAGCCCCCGCCCCCCTGTGCCACCCAGTTGAACGACGTACCGCGCTTGGGCACGTGACGGTTGGCGAGAGCGAAGCCGACGAGCGCGTCCAGGTAGAAGGTGGCGCGTCCGTGGCGGGCGATCCGGCGTCGGACGCCGCCCGTCACTCCCAGGTAGAGCGCATCGGGCTCGCCGCCCAGCATCGCGCGGCCCGCCGCGAACTCGGTCAGCCCCTGCCAGCCCGGCGCCCAGCTCCGGCCCGCCGTGAAGGTGACCCCGACGAGCCGGTCCGTGGCCAGGTTCTTGTTCCAGATCTCCGGCAGGTAGCTGCCCGACCACTCGAACGACTGCACGTCGGGCTCGAAGGGGTCGACCGTCTGCGTCGCGGCAGGAAACGCGGCAACGAGCGCCAGCCAGAACACCAGGGCGGCACGTGTCGCGGCGGGGGGCACGCCGTCATTCTCACCCGAACCGGCCGGTGCACGGGAACAACGCCGGCACGCACGAAACTGGGCGACAATCGTCGCCATGCTCACAGGGCGTCGTACCGTACGCCAGAGGCTCGGCGGCCGTGGGCGCCTCTCGGCGTGCCTGGCCCTGGCCGTCTCGCTGCCGGCCGGACCCTCATACGGCCAGGACGCGGTGACGGTCCGCGCCGACTTTGCCTTCTACGGTGACAACACGGAGTTCGCGAATCCCTTCCGCACGGGTGACACGCTGCTCGGGAACTGGGGCCAGGTGTTCGCCGACGTGCAGCTCGGCGACCGCGTGCGCCTTCGTGGGGGCCTCTTCGGGAACTGGCGCTACGGCGACATTCGGCGCGTCGGTCAGCTCAGTCCGGTCCTGGCGCTCGTCATCGGCAGCGAGCGGCAGCGATTCGTGTTCGGGACGCTCGAAACCGTGCGCCGGAACGAGGGAATCGGCCCCGATCTCGCCGGGCCGCACGGCCTGCCGCCGCCCGTGCAGGTCGAGACGCTCGCGTTCACCCGTCCGTTCGAGGCCGGGCTGCAGTGGCTGGTCGACCTGCCGCGCCTCGAACAGGACGCGTGGATCCACTGGCAACGCCTCAACACGCCGCGGCAGCGCGAGCAGTTCGATGCCGGCGTGGTTGGCCGCGTGGGCCTCGGCTCCGGATTCGGTGTGCCGTACGTGTGGCACGTCGTGCATCGCGGCGGGCAGCGCTACGCCGCAGGACCCGTCGCCGACAGCCACGCCGGGGGTGCCGGGATCAGTTGGGGCGGGCGGACGGGACGGGTCGATCGAGTGTCGATCGACACGCTGGTCCTCGGGTCGGTCCATGTGCCCGATCGGGAGGAGTCGGCGGCATCGTTGCGCGGGCGGGCGTGGTTCGTGCGCGCGGCCGTGCGTGAAGGACCGTGGCGGGCGCATGCAACCTCATGGCGCGCACGAGACTTCGTCAAGGAGGAGGGCGACCCCAACTACCAGGCGCTGCGACGGGACGGGAGCTTCTTCCGCAACGTGCGCGACTACGCCGAGGTGGGGGTGACGCGCGTGTTCCGCCCGGCCGCGGAGGTCGAGTTCGAGACCTCCGCGCGCGTTCACGTGGTCGAACGTCAGTGGGCCTACTCCTACCGTCTGCTCGCGCGCGTCGGCCTGGTCTGGCACGTGACGCCGACCAGGGAGCACCCGTAGCGCCACGGGCGCGTGTCGCCGTCTCGCTCTCCGGCAGTGTCGGCTCGCGCTAGTCCCCTGGAACCGTGAGGCCTGGTAGAAGTCCCGGAGCGCGGCGCCCGCTTGGCAAGGCGTGACGACCGAGAATACCGGGAGTATTCGAGGGAGGAGCAACGCCGCCAGGCGGGATGCCCCGCCCGGGAATTCTGCGAGGAATCACGGTTCCAGGGGACTAGAATGAATGGTCGCGACCGACGCGCCGCTCATGTCCCACCCACACGCTCCGTCGAGAACGACGTGCCACCAGCACGGCCCGGTTGTGCCCGACGACACGACCGACGACGCCCACGCCACGCAACTCCGCGTGTACCGGAGCATTGGCGGCGCCGCCCGCGTAGCCATCGCGTTTCAACTCAGCGACGCCGTGCGGCGGGTGACGATGGCCGGCATCCGGTCGCGTCACCCCAAGTACTCCGACGATGAGGTCACTCACGCCTGGGCGCGGCTGACGCTGGGCGACGACCTCGTGCGCGCGGTCTGGCCCGACCGACGACTGGTCGACCCGTGACGACGGAAGAAGAGATCCTCGCGCGCGTCGTCGAGATTCTGGATCGCCTGGCCGTTCCCTATATGGTCACCGGCTCGATTGCCACGAGCTACCACGGTCGACCCCGAGCCACGCACGACGCCGACGTGGTCATCGACCCGACGCCGGCGCAGCTCGACGCGCTCGTGGCCGCCCTCGATCGCGCGGGCTTCCACGTGAACCCCGGCGGTGCTCGAGAGGCCCTCCGGCTGCGGAGCCAGTTCAACGTCATCGAGATGACGCGCGCCACCAAGATCGATCTGATCATCCGCAAGGCGCGCGCGTTCAGCATCGCCGAGTTCGATCGCCGGCAGCGGGTGGACCTCCCGTTCGCTCGCGGCGTCGCCGTGGTCACTGCGGAAGACGCGATTGTCTCGAAGCTCGACTGGGCGAGGCGGACCGGGGACGGCGAGCGGCACATCCGTGACGCTGTCGGGGTGCTCGAGATCAACCCGGGAATCGATCGTTCCTACGTCGCGCACTGGGCCGAGCGTCTGGGCCTGACGGATCTGTGGGAGCGGCTCACGAGGACGATTCCGTAGACCCCGCGGCTGTCGACGGTGGCGCGGGCCAGGCGGGAACCGCGTTCCACCGACACCGACTCTGCCAGGTCACGAGGCTCTGCCGGTGCGCCCGAGCCACCTGACTCGGCGCGTCAGCATCGCGGTGACGGCGGTGCCGGTGCGCCCGCGGCGGTCAGGCGTCGAAGGCCGCCGCACGCCTGGCCGCTTTGGCGACGATGCGGTCGAACTCCGGGTGTCCTCGCAGCGGCACGGTGAACGGACAGTACTCGGCGTAGAACTTGTGCGGGTACATGCCATGGTCGACGGCGTGCTCGAGGAGGGCGAGCGCCCGTGGCGTATCGCCGGCCATGGCGTACACCTCGGCGATGTGAAAGGTGTGGTGCGCATCGAGGGGCGCGAGATCCAGCCGCGCCAATGCTTCGAGCGCGACCTCGCGACGCCCCCGCATCGCATCGACGAGCGACGAGAGCTGCACGGTATAGGGCAGATCGGGGACGTGCGCGCGCATCCACTCGGCCTGCGTCGCCGCATCGTCGGTTCGCCCCATCAACGCGTAGGTGTAGCCGAGGGCCCAGTTGATGCTCGGGTTCTCGGGGTCCATGGCCCGCGATCGCTCCAACGCGTCGAGGTGATGCCCGATGTTCCCGGCGAACCACTCCGCAACGCACAGCACGGCGCCGGAGAACGGTGAGAGCGGGTCGACCTCGTGGAAGCGTTCGGCCAGGCGTCGTGCCGGCCCGATCTGCCCCGCCGCCTGCAGGGTGATGCAGAGCATGAAGATGACGTCGGCGTCGGTCGGGTCGAGCTCGTTGGCTCGCGTCAGGTGGCGGGCCGCCTCCGGCAGCTCGCCGCGCTCGTACCCCACGAACCCCAGCAGGGCATGCCCATACGGCGCTTCCGGGACGAGCTCGATGAGCGCGCGCGCTTCGGCCTCCGCGACGTCGAGCAGGCGAGGGTCGGCGCTCGACCCGCCTCGGATCTTCGAGAAGCCCATGAAGGCACGCAGCGCACGCAGCGGCGGCGTCTCGCCCTCGATCTCGACGGCCCGATCGAGGAGCAGGCTCGCGCGTTCCGTCGACGCGCCGTAGCGCCTGAGCTCGTTGCGCGCCTGGAGGTAGAGTTCGAACGCGCGCGGGTCCGAGATGCGCCGCACACCGAGCCGCGCGTCCTCCGACGAGGTCAGCTGCACCTGCAGCGCGTCGACGATGGCACGCGACACACGCTCCTGCACGTCGAAGACGTCATCGAGCGTGCCACTGTACTTCTCGGCCCAGACGGGCGTGTCGGTCTCGGCGTCGACGAGCTGCGCCGTGATCCTGATGGCGTTCCCGGCCTTGCGGACGGTGCCCGTGAGCAGGTAGCGCACGCCGAGCTCCTGCCCGATCTCGCGGAGCGGCTTCGTGCTGCCCTTCCGCTGCATCGACGAGTTGCGCGACACGAGGCGAAGCGCTCTGACGCCCGACAGGTCGGTGATGATCTCGTCGGTGAGCCCGTCGCTGAAGAACTCGTTGTCGGGGTCGGCGCTGACGTTGACGAACGGCAGCACGGCGATCGACTTCGCGCGTGGGACCGCGACGACGGGCGCGGCAGCCGTCGGGCTGGACGATGCCGTGTGGGCCAACCTGAGCGCCGCGGCCACCTCGGCGCCGGTCGCGTAGCGGTCGGCGGGCTCTCGCGCGAGCAGGCGCGCGATCGCGCCAGCGACCCCGACGCGCACCTCGGGCCGCGTTGTGGTCACGGGCGGCGGCGACCACGTGAAGCGCTTCGCCACGGTCGCCGACAGCGAGGGCCCGGAGAATGCGACCTCACCCGTCAGCATCTCGTACAGCACGCACCCGAGTGAGAACAGGTCGCTGCGGCCGTCGACGGCGTCACCCGACGCCTGCTCCGGACTCATGTAGGCCGGCGTCCCGACGGTGACACCGACCTGCGTGTGGGCGGCCGTCTCGGCTGCGGCCACGAGCGCCTTGCCGATGCCGAAATCGGCGACGACGGCGTGGCCCTCGTGAAGCAGGATGTTCTCGGGCTTGATGTCGCGGTGCACCACGTCGTGGCGGTGCGCGTAGTCGAGCGCGCCGGCCACGTCGCAGGCAAGGCGCACGGCCTCGTCTACCGGCAACGTGCGCTCGTGCTCGAGCCGGTCGCGCAGCGTCTGGCCCCGTACGACGGGCATCACGAAGTAGAGCAGCCCGTCGGCCTCGCCCGAGTCGTAGAGCGGCAGGATGTGCGGGTGGCTGAGCCTGGCCGCGAGGCGAATCTCGCGAACGAACCGCTCGCGGCCGAGCGACTGTGCCAGGTCCTGCCGAAGCACCTTGATGGCGACGTCGCGGTCGTGGCGGAGGTCGTGCGCGAGGTGCACGGTCGCCATGCCGCCGGCGCCGAGCTCGCCCTCGATCTGATAGCGTCCGTCGAGCGCTGCCGACAGCCGACTCGCTTCTTCGTTCATCGACCGATCTCGACCTCACGACCCCACCGACCTGCCGCCGAGGTTCAGCGCGGCGGCGAACGCGCGGCGCGGCATCCCTCCGGCATCGTGCCGGCCGACGCCCCCAAGCGGTGCGGTGGCTGATGGTACAACGAAACTCCGTGTCGTACGGCTGGGTCCTGTGGAAGACGGTGCCGCGCGGCGGTTGACGCACGGCGCCGCTTGCCGAGGCCACCAAGACGCGCGACCTCGATCGGCCCAGGCCAGACAGCTACGGCAACGCGGGTCGCTCGATGGCTGGCAGGGTCCCGGTCAGGGCCTCGAGGAACGTGACGAGGTCGCCCTGCTCGGCCTCGGTCAACTCGAGCGGCATGATGAAGATGTCGAGGTTCGGGTTGGGGATGCCGCCGCGGTCGTAGAAGGCGACGACTTCGGCGAGCGTGGCGACCGAGCCATCGTGC of Acidobacteriota bacterium contains these proteins:
- a CDS encoding VOC family protein, giving the protein MAPPAPAALHHTCFLVRDLEKAAKALSNAFGIGPWNVWTITPTECRVRGEVSPFSFRVALATVGGGTYELISPHTGASVYDEHLATHGEGFHHTCLIYPSLEAVRAAKAALLAQGRELIQEGSAGDVFDFGYFMFPEIGSPVELLFLDATKLPPPELVIDAEAAPA
- a CDS encoding DUF4440 domain-containing protein yields the protein MAAAVQALDLQRFERLVAGDIDGLAGLLADDYVHTHTSGKVDNKETYLAPLHRGATKYLAFTPSDVSVRVYGQTAVVVGRASMRAVSGGREQRVEMRFTNVWVERNGRWQMVTWQATRLP
- a CDS encoding protein kinase, with product MNEEASRLSAALDGRYQIEGELGAGGMATVHLAHDLRHDRDVAIKVLRQDLAQSLGRERFVREIRLAARLSHPHILPLYDSGEADGLLYFVMPVVRGQTLRDRLEHERTLPVDEAVRLACDVAGALDYAHRHDVVHRDIKPENILLHEGHAVVADFGIGKALVAAAETAAHTQVGVTVGTPAYMSPEQASGDAVDGRSDLFSLGCVLYEMLTGEVAFSGPSLSATVAKRFTWSPPPVTTTRPEVRVGVAGAIARLLAREPADRYATGAEVAAALRLAHTASSSPTAAAPVVAVPRAKSIAVLPFVNVSADPDNEFFSDGLTDEIITDLSGVRALRLVSRNSSMQRKGSTKPLREIGQELGVRYLLTGTVRKAGNAIRITAQLVDAETDTPVWAEKYSGTLDDVFDVQERVSRAIVDALQVQLTSSEDARLGVRRISDPRAFELYLQARNELRRYGASTERASLLLDRAVEIEGETPPLRALRAFMGFSKIRGGSSADPRLLDVAEAEARALIELVPEAPYGHALLGFVGYERGELPEAARHLTRANELDPTDADVIFMLCITLQAAGQIGPARRLAERFHEVDPLSPFSGAVLCVAEWFAGNIGHHLDALERSRAMDPENPSINWALGYTYALMGRTDDAATQAEWMRAHVPDLPYTVQLSSLVDAMRGRREVALEALARLDLAPLDAHHTFHIAEVYAMAGDTPRALALLEHAVDHGMYPHKFYAEYCPFTVPLRGHPEFDRIVAKAARRAAAFDA
- a CDS encoding BON domain-containing protein, translated to MRRSTFTTALAMTLLLTAGSAFAETARKDLQVFNDVAREVRRYPSYTIFDDVNAHVQHGVVTLIGKVTMPYKAKDIERLVSRVDGVQAVDNRLEVLPVSSFDEELRFRIARAIYGNSSFWQYAAMVNPPIHIVVERGHVTLTGTVGSHVERVLARSLASSFGAFSVNNELKTDAEVTALLERM
- a CDS encoding acyloxyacyl hydrolase gives rise to the protein MPPAATRAALVFWLALVAAFPAATQTVDPFEPDVQSFEWSGSYLPEIWNKNLATDRLVGVTFTAGRSWAPGWQGLTEFAAGRAMLGGEPDALYLGVTGGVRRRIARHGRATFYLDALVGFALANRHVPKRGTSFNWVAQGGGGWLWRLGTQTYAVTGFRVYHLSNGGMQGNHRNPDIEAIGGYAGLGFGF
- a CDS encoding Zn-dependent hydrolase, which encodes MTRREFGAAIVGGAVAAAAWPADAQTRRTTPMRVNGARLNAQLTEIARFGANPQGGVTRLGYSEEDRQARVVVAGWMREAGLEPATDFAGNLIGRRPGADPALKPLVFGSHVDSVPEGGNFDGNVGVLASIEVARTLREHGVTPRHPLEVAVWANEEGGLFGSRAVSGQFAASELSHVVAAGKTVEEGIAFLGGDPKRLDEVRCSPGAIAGYLELHIEQGGVLEAERTTIGIVEGIVGIRWWNVTLTGFANHAGTTPMNRRQDAMLAAARFIDMVNRVVTSTPGRHVGTVGRIRAVPGAPNVIPGTVECSLELRDLDEATIARLFDRIRGEARQIGEATGTSVAFDELHVNTPAPADPLMRKLIGESADALGLTSRVMPSGAGHDAQALAQLGPMGMIFIPSVGGISHSPKEYSHPADIVHGANVLLGAVLAADTLS